In Tachysurus fulvidraco isolate hzauxx_2018 chromosome 1, HZAU_PFXX_2.0, whole genome shotgun sequence, a single window of DNA contains:
- the LOC113648508 gene encoding immunoglobulin superfamily member 1-like, which yields MKRIQQYAVDVTLDPDTAHPELILSQDGKQPKNSSASLTVTVLISLIPETHAEEQPKAVLSIKPDKHVYTGENITLRCDIEGGDTEWTYIWFKNNSSLNTEEGKGKQKKKSKKQEFSIKSVKDSDSGNYTCKGQSHNSQSSEISDAVTLTVSERPRPVLSVSPHSWLTEGDSVTLSCEVTDTSRDWTFSWYTVVPYRDGLTAINNHLGYTVYVELLSDSSRGSGGKYTLSPAALNHTGVYRCRGETGEPPFYTKYSYRKPLWITGEFPPVYLIINPSRTQHFTNDSLSLSCEDQSKSTGWTVRRYTRSKNESDCSHWGSVTGSTCNISFLSTSYTGVYWCESESEENSNPVNITVHDGDVILESPVHPVTEEHPLTLHCLYRTPNASNLTTVFYKDGSVLQKHTTGEMIIQTDSKSDEGFYHCKHPERGESPKSWVSVRRSRSTSTTLASILSLAFLIILLIVLLGFCKIKREKQKTNKTSELNQSRSGAEDSQSGQTPLQAGEAAAESNEATYAQVMKKKKAKGNNDPDIELSGSDVTYAQLEVKPKKSSMQEKEKASVDADTLYSAVKPNNK from the exons tgCTGATTTCACTCATTCCAGAAACACATGCTgaag agCAACCTAAAGCTGTGTTGTCCATAAAGCCTGATAAACATGTGTACACTGGCGAGAATATCACTCTCAGATGTGACATAGAGGGAGGAGACACTGAGTGGACATACATCTGGTTTAAGAATAATTCCAGTCTCAACACGGAAGAAGGAAAaggcaaacagaaaaaaaagagcaaaaagcaGGAGTTCAGTATCAAGTCTGTTAAAGACTCTGACAGTGGTAACTACACCTGCAAAGGACAGAGCCATAACTCTCAGAGCTCAGAGATCAGTGATGCagttacactgactgtatcag AAAGACCAAGGCCAGTACTGAGTGTATCTCCACACAGCTggctgactgaaggagactcagtgactctaagctgtgaggTTACAGACACCTCTAGAGACTGGACATTCAGCTGGTACACAGTTGTTCCCTACAGAGACGGATTAACTGCAATAAATAATCATCTTGGCTATACCGTGTATGTGGAGCTcctctcagacagcagcagaggatcaGGAGGCAAATACACTCTCAGTCCTGCTGCTCTTAATCACACAGGAGTTTATAGGTGTAGAGGAGAGACAGGAGAACCACccttttacacaaaatacagCTATAGAAAGCCTCTATGGATCACTG GTGAATTTCCTCCAGTCTATCTGATCATCAATCccagcagaactcaacactttactaatgactctctctcactgagctgtgaggaccagagtaagtctactggatggacagtgagacgataCACACGCAGTAAGAATGAGTCAGATTGTTCACACTGGGGATCAGTTACAGGctctacatgtaacatcagcttcctctccacatcctacactggagtttactggtgtgagtctgaatctgaagaaaacagtaatcctgtcaacatcacagtgcatg atggtgatgtgatcctGGAGAGTCCTGTCCATCCTGTGACTGAGGAACATCCTCTGACTCTACACTGTTTATATCGTACACCTAATGCCTCAAACCTCACAACTGTTTTCTATAAAGATGGATCAGTTCTCCAGAAACAtactacaggagagatgatcatccaAACTGACTCAAAGTCGgatgaaggtttctaccactgtAAACACCCAGAGCGAGGAGAGTCACCGAAAAGCTGGGTCTCAGTCAGAC GTTCTAGGTCCACTAGTACAACCTTAGCTTCTATTCTGAGTTTGGcatttctgatcattttattAATCGTCCTGCTGGGGTTCTGCAAAATAAAGAGAG aAAAGCAGAAAACCAATAAGACATCAGAACTGAATCAGAGCCGATCAGGAGCTGAAGACTCTCAGTCAGGACAAACACCACTTCAGGCTG GTGAAGCTGCAGCTGAGAGCAACGAAGCCACTTATGCGCAGgtcatgaagaaaaagaaggcaaaggggaacaatg ATCCTGACATTGAGCTCAGTGGTAGTGATGTGACTTATGCTCAACTTGAAGTAAAACCAAAGAAGTCGTCTATGCAAGAAAAAG AAAAAGCCAGTGTGGATGCTGATACTTTATACTCAGCAGTGAAGCCGAACAACAAG tga